The DNA window AGGAACTCGTGCAGATTGCGCTTAAAGACCTCGGTCAGATGGGTAGCGATGACCGTCGAGGGATCAACCACAGTATACCCGGCCATCATTGCCTCTTCCTTCTTCACTTCCGGAATCCAGACCGCAGGAAGATTGAAGGCCGGCTCCAGTGTCTCGACCCCCTTGATTCGATGCTTGGCGTCGCCCGGATCCATGGCCAGGAGGTGATCGATCATAATCTCGGCCGTAGAGACGCGGTTCCCCTTGATGAGCACGGCGTACTCTCCAGGCTTGAGCTGCAGGTTGTCGCGAAGGTGCATTGACGGAATGATAACCCCCATATCCAGGGCAAACTGCCTCCTGATTGAGCGGATCCTGGACAAGAGATTCCCGTCCTGCTCCTCATCGACCATGGGGATGAGGCCGTACCCGACCTCCAATTCCATGATGTCAAGCGGGAGAAGTGACTGGACTTCCTCCGGCGTGTCAAGGGCGGGCTTCTTGACCTTGGGCTTGCCCTGAGCATCCTGGCCCTCGGCCAGTGCCCTCTGACGAGAGGCCACACAGGAGACTGCGAACATGACCCCCGAAAGGAGCAGAAAGGACATGGTCGGCATGCCAGGAACGATGGCGAAGAGAAGCAGTACCCCGGAGACCAGCCTCAATGCCCGAGGATGAAAGGTCAGCTGGCCGATGAATTCCTCGCCCATCTTGGCCTCGGCTGCTGCCCGGCTGACTATGATGCCGGCCGAAGTGGAGATGATCAACGACGGAATCGTCGCAACCAAACCGTCGCCGATAGTCAGCAGGGTGTAGGTCTTGGCCGCATCGGCCCAGGCCATGTCCTTCTGGAGCACGCCGATAAACAATCCGCCGACGATGTTGATGACCGTGATGAGCAGACCGGCCTTGACGTCGCCCTCGACGAACTTGCCGGCACCGTCCATGGCCCCGTAGAAGTCGGCTTCCTTGCGGATCAATTCCCTCTGCCGAAGCGCCTGTTCCTCGTCGATCAATCCAGCGTTCAAATCGGCCTCGATGGCCATCTGCTTCCCCGGCAGGGCGTCCAGGGTAAATCTGGCTGCCACCTCGGCAATCCTAGTCGTACCGCGGGTGATGACCATCTTGTTTAGGGCGAAGAGGATGAAAAAGATGACCACGCCGATGACGTAATTTCCTCCGACCACAAACATGCCGAAGGCCTCAATGACCTTGCCCGCCGCCTGAGGCCCTTTATCCCCGTGAAGCAGGATGAGCCGGGTCGATGCTACGTTGAGCGACAGCCTGAGCAGGGTGGTGATGAGCAGAACCGAAGGAAAAATGGAAAACTCGAGGGGTGAACCCATGAACATGGTCGTAATGAGCACCACCAAGGCGAAGGAAATGCTGAAGGCCAACATGACGTCAAGGAAAATCGTGGGCAACGGAACGAGCATCATGAACAGGATGAGAACTACCCCTCCCGCCAGCAGGATGTCCCCCTGCTTGGCGAACTTGGAATAGTCCACGTTCATAATGGCCGATTTGAAGGCTGTTGCCATAATTTTGACGCCCCGGTTCTCTGTTAGGTCGTGTTCCGTCCCGCCGCTACGCCCTGGTCTCGACTCTCTGTGACGACTCGAACCAGGCCCTTCAAAGTCTCATTTGCCGCCCGTCAATGAGGCCGTCCCGGCCTGGCCTTGAACACCTGAGCCAGAATGGCGGCCACCGCTTGGTACATTTCTTCGGGGATGACGTCCCCCACTTGTACTGAAGAATACAATGCCCGTGCCAATGGCTTGTTCTCCCGAATGGGTACCCTGTTTTCCCTGGCAATGGCTTTGATCTTCTCGGCCATATGGTTCACGCCCTTGGCAAGAACGATGGGGGCCGGAGCCTGCATGGGGTTGTACTTCAGAGCCACCGCGAAATGGGTCGGGTTGGTGATGACCACGTCGGCCTCGGGAACCTTGGCCAGCATCCGCTGCTGCATGACGGCCATCATCTTTCGCTTCTGTTGATTTTTGATTTTCGGATCACCCTCGGCCTGCTTGCGTTCGTCCTTGACCTCGTCCTTGGTCATCTTCAGGTTCTCTTCATAGTCCCAACGGGTGTAGACGAGGTCGGCAATGCCTATGATAAGCATCGGAACCAGTGCATACTGGGTCATGGTGAACCCGGCAGCCAGGATGTAGGCTGCAATGCCGCTCACATCGGCGAAAAAGAGAGGGGTGACCTTGAAGAATTCGGCCTTGAGGACCAAAAATGTGGCAAATCCCACGGCAGAAGCCTGTCCGAGGCTCCTGAACAACCGGACAATGGCCTTGGGATCCAGAATCAAGCGCTTGATCCCGGCCAAAATATTGAGTCTGAGTTTTGGCTTGAGAACCTTGCTGGCCCATACGTTGCCGACTTGAAGCCGCATGACCACGAATGCGCACGTTGCCACGATCAATAAAACCGGCAGGACCATCTTGGCGAAAACGATGATGCAGTGGACAAAGAGATCGTAGACCGTGGCCGGATCAAAGGACATGTTTAAAGCCGGCCCGGTGAACAGGCGGAATAGCCCCTCCATCTGGGCCCAGATGTATCCCAGGCAAATTCTGAGGGCGATGAGACCTCCCAAAAGAATGATCGGCTTGCTGATCTCCTGGCTCTTGGGGACATTTCCTTCGTTCCTGGCCTTATTGCGTCGTTTTTGCGTTGCCGTTTCGGTGCGACTCGGATCCTGCTGGGCCATCGCTTTCTCCTACATCCCGGCCCGCATGAGCTGGTTGAACATGGGCAGCATGCGGGAGACGAAGGCCTCCATATTCTGAGCCAGCAGTGTGAACAGAAGTCCGAGAAACAAGAACCCGACCCCAATCTTCAAGGGAAACCCTATGAGCAG is part of the Deltaproteobacteria bacterium genome and encodes:
- the flhA gene encoding flagellar biosynthesis protein FlhA — its product is MATAFKSAIMNVDYSKFAKQGDILLAGGVVLILFMMLVPLPTIFLDVMLAFSISFALVVLITTMFMGSPLEFSIFPSVLLITTLLRLSLNVASTRLILLHGDKGPQAAGKVIEAFGMFVVGGNYVIGVVIFFILFALNKMVITRGTTRIAEVAARFTLDALPGKQMAIEADLNAGLIDEEQALRQRELIRKEADFYGAMDGAGKFVEGDVKAGLLITVINIVGGLFIGVLQKDMAWADAAKTYTLLTIGDGLVATIPSLIISTSAGIIVSRAAAEAKMGEEFIGQLTFHPRALRLVSGVLLLFAIVPGMPTMSFLLLSGVMFAVSCVASRQRALAEGQDAQGKPKVKKPALDTPEEVQSLLPLDIMELEVGYGLIPMVDEEQDGNLLSRIRSIRRQFALDMGVIIPSMHLRDNLQLKPGEYAVLIKGNRVSTAEIMIDHLLAMDPGDAKHRIKGVETLEPAFNLPAVWIPEVKKEEAMMAGYTVVDPSTVIATHLTEVFKRNLHEFLGRQEVQSLLDNLSQRAPKAVEDLVPNILTLGQVQKVLQNLVREGVSIRDMLTIVEALADFGQSVKDADQLTEFVRQRMGRTIVKPYLGENGSSLAIVTMDAEMEQILQDSLRKTDQGAYLAMEPSLAQKIIKAIDKSTQKALVADGQPVLLTTPMVRPHLAQLLARFLPNLPVISQAEIPADVRLESVSRVQLKNAG
- the flhB gene encoding flagellar biosynthesis protein FlhB; this translates as MAQQDPSRTETATQKRRNKARNEGNVPKSQEISKPIILLGGLIALRICLGYIWAQMEGLFRLFTGPALNMSFDPATVYDLFVHCIIVFAKMVLPVLLIVATCAFVVMRLQVGNVWASKVLKPKLRLNILAGIKRLILDPKAIVRLFRSLGQASAVGFATFLVLKAEFFKVTPLFFADVSGIAAYILAAGFTMTQYALVPMLIIGIADLVYTRWDYEENLKMTKDEVKDERKQAEGDPKIKNQQKRKMMAVMQQRMLAKVPEADVVITNPTHFAVALKYNPMQAPAPIVLAKGVNHMAEKIKAIARENRVPIRENKPLARALYSSVQVGDVIPEEMYQAVAAILAQVFKARPGRPH